One Brassica napus cultivar Da-Ae chromosome A1, Da-Ae, whole genome shotgun sequence genomic region harbors:
- the LOC106348775 gene encoding GDSL esterase/lipase At3g14220 isoform X1, with protein sequence MAINRNLIIFAGLLASFSLASFPANVAGEPPLLFTFGDSSYDVGNTKFFSSAFDPATTWPYGESIDFPTGRWSDGNIVPDFVGTYITSRLVGNHEPVPPVLDPKADLSRGASFAISGATVLGSPSDTMSFGQQILKFIELHKKWSDKERAEAIYMINIGADDYLNFAKAHPNANPVEQVAFVARVLQKLSRDLMSLYKSGGARKLAVQNLGPLGCLPIVRQEFKTGESCMEMVNFMVKTHNERLGPVLFAMTVRFRSLRYSVFDFNGEIFRRINEPSRHGYTDTTTSCCGTGSRNAFGCGYSNVHSKLCSYQKGFLFFDGRHNTEKTDEEIANLFYAGDRHVVSPVNIRDLVGKSVTFLPAQEI encoded by the exons ATGGCAATCAACCGTAATTTAATTATCTTCGCAGGGTTATTAGCGTCTTTTTCACTCGCCAGTTTCCCGGCAAACGTTGCCGGCGAGCCACCTCTCTTGTTCACCTTCGGCGACTCTTCCTACGATGTAGGCAACACCAAGTTCTTCTCATCAGCGTTCGATCCGGCCACCACCTGGCCATACGGCGAGTCCATCGACTTTCCGACCGGTCGTTGGTCTGACGGCAACATTGTCCCAGATTTCGTCGGTACATATATAACAA GTCGATTGGTTGGTAATCACGAACCGGTACCTCCGGTTCTTGATCCAAAAGCTGATCTCTCTCGTGGAGCAAGCTTTGCCATTTCTGGAGCAACTGTTCTTGGATCTCCATCTGACACC ATGAGTTTCGGACAACAGATATTGAAGTTTATTGAGTTACATAAGAAGTGGAGCGATAAAGAACGAGCAGAAGCTATATACATGATCAACATCGGAGCTGATGATTACTTAAATTTCGCCAAGGCTCATCCAAATGCTAATCCTGTGGAGCAAGTTGCTTTTGTTGCCCGTGTTCTTCAAAAGCTATCCAGAGATCTAATG AGTTTGTACAAGTCAGGTGGGGCGAGGAAGCTTGCGGTACAGAACTTGGGACCGCTTGGTTGCTTACCGATAGTGAGACAAGAGTTTAAGACAGGTGAAAGTTGTATGGAGATGGTTAACTTCATGGTGAAAACACACAATGAACGGCTTGGTCCTGTGCTCTTTGCTATGACCGTACGATTCCGTAGCTTAAGATACAGCGTCTTTGATTTCAACGGTGAAATTTTCCGAAGGATCAATGAACCATCACGCCACG GGTATACTGATACAACGACCTCTTGCTGTGGTACTGGATCGAGAAATGCGTTCGGGTGTGGTTATAGCAACGTGCATTCGAAACTCTGCAGTTACCAGAAAGGATTTTTGTTCTTTGACGGGCGTCACAACACCGAGAAGACTGATGAAGAGATTGCCAATCTGTTTTATGCTGGAGACAGACATGTTGTCTCTCCGGTGAACATAAGGGATCTTGTAGGTAAATCGGTGACTTTTCTTCCAGCGCAAGAAATCTAG
- the LOC106348775 gene encoding GDSL esterase/lipase At3g14220 isoform X2 has translation MAINRNLIIFAGLLASFSLASFPANVAGEPPLLFTFGDSSYDVGNTKFFSSAFDPATTWPYGESIDFPTGRWSDGNIVPDFVGRLVGNHEPVPPVLDPKADLSRGASFAISGATVLGSPSDTMSFGQQILKFIELHKKWSDKERAEAIYMINIGADDYLNFAKAHPNANPVEQVAFVARVLQKLSRDLMSLYKSGGARKLAVQNLGPLGCLPIVRQEFKTGESCMEMVNFMVKTHNERLGPVLFAMTVRFRSLRYSVFDFNGEIFRRINEPSRHGYTDTTTSCCGTGSRNAFGCGYSNVHSKLCSYQKGFLFFDGRHNTEKTDEEIANLFYAGDRHVVSPVNIRDLVGKSVTFLPAQEI, from the exons ATGGCAATCAACCGTAATTTAATTATCTTCGCAGGGTTATTAGCGTCTTTTTCACTCGCCAGTTTCCCGGCAAACGTTGCCGGCGAGCCACCTCTCTTGTTCACCTTCGGCGACTCTTCCTACGATGTAGGCAACACCAAGTTCTTCTCATCAGCGTTCGATCCGGCCACCACCTGGCCATACGGCGAGTCCATCGACTTTCCGACCGGTCGTTGGTCTGACGGCAACATTGTCCCAGATTTCGTCG GTCGATTGGTTGGTAATCACGAACCGGTACCTCCGGTTCTTGATCCAAAAGCTGATCTCTCTCGTGGAGCAAGCTTTGCCATTTCTGGAGCAACTGTTCTTGGATCTCCATCTGACACC ATGAGTTTCGGACAACAGATATTGAAGTTTATTGAGTTACATAAGAAGTGGAGCGATAAAGAACGAGCAGAAGCTATATACATGATCAACATCGGAGCTGATGATTACTTAAATTTCGCCAAGGCTCATCCAAATGCTAATCCTGTGGAGCAAGTTGCTTTTGTTGCCCGTGTTCTTCAAAAGCTATCCAGAGATCTAATG AGTTTGTACAAGTCAGGTGGGGCGAGGAAGCTTGCGGTACAGAACTTGGGACCGCTTGGTTGCTTACCGATAGTGAGACAAGAGTTTAAGACAGGTGAAAGTTGTATGGAGATGGTTAACTTCATGGTGAAAACACACAATGAACGGCTTGGTCCTGTGCTCTTTGCTATGACCGTACGATTCCGTAGCTTAAGATACAGCGTCTTTGATTTCAACGGTGAAATTTTCCGAAGGATCAATGAACCATCACGCCACG GGTATACTGATACAACGACCTCTTGCTGTGGTACTGGATCGAGAAATGCGTTCGGGTGTGGTTATAGCAACGTGCATTCGAAACTCTGCAGTTACCAGAAAGGATTTTTGTTCTTTGACGGGCGTCACAACACCGAGAAGACTGATGAAGAGATTGCCAATCTGTTTTATGCTGGAGACAGACATGTTGTCTCTCCGGTGAACATAAGGGATCTTGTAGGTAAATCGGTGACTTTTCTTCCAGCGCAAGAAATCTAG